In Pedobacter heparinus DSM 2366, the following are encoded in one genomic region:
- a CDS encoding bestrophin family protein, translated as MINYNPKDWVTFIFHVHKADTIRTLWPLMISVAVFSGIIAYLELNYLKLAETTYVKNIGMMHNLLGFVISMLLVFRTNTSYDRWWEGRRFLGALTNVSRNFAIKIKSLKLSEAHNEFFDYAIAKYAFALKEHLREKQYFGKNSLLIEVDGGKHIPNQVAASISSRVFELQADGEISQEQLIILNADVQQFTDICGGCERIKRTPIPYSYSAFIKKFIFIYVITLPFGWVFSLGYFVVPIVPFILYVLASLELIAEEIENPFGEDANDLPVDEICNNIEKHVGEILK; from the coding sequence ATGATAAACTATAATCCGAAAGACTGGGTAACCTTTATATTTCATGTGCACAAGGCAGATACCATCCGTACGTTATGGCCATTGATGATCAGTGTGGCGGTATTTTCAGGTATAATTGCTTACCTCGAACTGAACTATCTGAAACTTGCAGAAACGACTTATGTTAAAAATATAGGCATGATGCACAATCTCCTGGGTTTTGTAATCTCGATGTTGCTGGTATTCCGCACCAATACTTCATATGACCGTTGGTGGGAAGGGCGCAGGTTTTTAGGGGCGCTGACCAATGTGAGCCGGAATTTTGCCATTAAGATCAAATCTTTAAAACTATCTGAAGCGCACAATGAGTTTTTTGATTATGCCATTGCCAAATATGCTTTTGCTTTAAAAGAGCATTTAAGGGAAAAACAGTATTTCGGAAAAAACAGTCTGCTGATCGAAGTAGATGGCGGAAAACATATTCCCAATCAGGTGGCTGCAAGTATTTCATCCAGGGTATTTGAGCTGCAGGCAGATGGGGAGATCAGTCAGGAACAGCTGATTATACTTAATGCAGATGTTCAGCAATTTACAGATATATGTGGTGGTTGTGAGCGGATTAAGCGTACACCTATTCCGTATTCCTATAGTGCATTTATCAAGAAGTTTATTTTCATTTATGTGATCACCCTGCCTTTTGGCTGGGTGTTTAGTCTGGGTTATTTTGTAGTGCCTATTGTTCCTTTTATCTTATATGTACTGGCCAGTCTGGAACTGATCGCAGAGGAAATAGAAAACCCTTTTGGCGAAGATGCCAATGACCTTCCTGTGGATGAGATATGCAACAATATTGAAAAGCATGTTGGGGAGATCTTAAAATAA
- a CDS encoding DNA-3-methyladenine glycosylase → MAKLPFSFYQHEDVNALAVGLLGKQLFTLVDGELTAGTIVETEAYKGVIDKASHAYGGRFTPRTKVMYSSGGLSYVYLCYGIHHLFNVVTAPQGTPHAVLIRGLEPLIGIDVMLRRRNMEVVRPNLTAGPGALAKAMGIDKLLNEKDLLGDEIWIEDTGLKFNEETIAAVPRVGVDYAEEHALLPWRYYIKGNPYVSKPNR, encoded by the coding sequence ATGGCTAAACTTCCATTTTCTTTTTATCAGCATGAGGATGTGAATGCCCTGGCAGTGGGGTTATTGGGCAAGCAATTGTTTACCCTGGTGGATGGCGAATTAACTGCGGGTACCATTGTAGAAACGGAAGCCTATAAAGGCGTGATTGATAAAGCCTCGCATGCCTATGGTGGCAGGTTTACGCCCCGTACAAAAGTGATGTACAGTTCCGGTGGCCTTTCTTATGTATACCTTTGTTACGGCATCCATCATTTGTTTAATGTGGTTACTGCCCCCCAAGGAACACCACATGCAGTACTGATCAGGGGGCTGGAGCCGCTTATCGGCATAGATGTGATGCTAAGGAGAAGAAATATGGAGGTTGTAAGACCGAACCTTACCGCGGGTCCGGGAGCACTGGCCAAGGCAATGGGCATAGATAAGCTGCTGAACGAAAAAGACCTGCTGGGCGATGAGATCTGGATTGAAGATACTGGTCTGAAGTTTAATGAAGAGACCATTGCAGCAGTTCCGAGGGTAGGTGTGGATTATGCAGAAGAGCATGCACTTTTGCCATGGCGGTATTACATCAAAGGAAATCCTTATGTAAGTAAACCTAACCGTTAA
- a CDS encoding histone deacetylase: MVKIAWHPLYAHPLPEGHRFPMIKYELIPGQLLHEGLISAANLFEPGLLEEEVVLYAHQKAYWEQLKSLSLPAREQRRIGFPLTAQLLEREIRIAKGTVDGSGYALQYGIAFNVAGGTHHAGSNWGEGFCLLNDQAIAANYLLNNGLAKHILIIDLDVHQGNGTAEIFENEPRVFTFSMHGDKNFPFRKEKSDLDIALGDGTGDAEFLSKLKESLPLLLAHRPDFVFYLSGVDVLASDKLGKLALSKEGCRERDRMVLQFCKDHHLPVQVSMGGGYSPAIKDIVDAHCSTFKIGLDIFE, translated from the coding sequence ATGGTTAAAATAGCCTGGCATCCTTTATATGCCCACCCGCTTCCCGAAGGACATCGTTTTCCGATGATCAAATACGAACTGATCCCAGGACAGTTGTTACATGAGGGGCTGATCAGCGCAGCTAATTTATTTGAGCCGGGCTTGCTTGAGGAAGAGGTTGTCTTGTATGCGCATCAAAAGGCTTATTGGGAGCAGCTAAAATCACTCAGTTTGCCTGCCAGGGAACAACGCAGGATAGGTTTTCCTTTAACAGCACAACTACTGGAGCGGGAAATCAGGATTGCAAAGGGTACAGTTGATGGTTCCGGGTACGCGCTGCAATATGGAATTGCCTTTAATGTTGCTGGTGGTACACACCATGCCGGCAGCAACTGGGGAGAAGGATTTTGTTTGCTGAACGATCAGGCGATTGCAGCAAACTATTTGTTAAATAACGGGTTGGCAAAGCATATCTTAATAATTGATTTAGATGTGCACCAGGGCAATGGCACTGCCGAGATTTTTGAAAATGAGCCCAGGGTGTTTACCTTTTCCATGCATGGCGATAAGAATTTCCCTTTCAGGAAAGAAAAGTCTGACCTGGATATTGCTTTGGGAGATGGAACAGGGGATGCTGAATTTTTAAGTAAGCTGAAAGAAAGCTTACCTTTGCTTTTGGCCCATCGGCCTGACTTTGTATTTTACCTTTCGGGGGTGGATGTACTGGCCAGCGATAAGCTGGGTAAGCTGGCCCTGAGCAAAGAAGGCTGCAGGGAGAGGGACAGAATGGTACTGCAGTTTTGTAAAGACCATCATTTGCCGGTGCAGGTAAGTATGGGTGGTGGCTATTCGCCGGCTATTAAGGACATTGTGGATGCACATTGCAGTACGTTTAAAATTGGTTTAGATATTTTTGAATAA